Proteins encoded by one window of Lycium barbarum isolate Lr01 chromosome 11, ASM1917538v2, whole genome shotgun sequence:
- the LOC132617730 gene encoding protein trichome birefringence-like 41 encodes MIRCVSLRIGWTIFTLFVCILISLLVLLLQRPHPHKNCNLFRGSWIRDETNNYPLYNSTHCPFIEHEFNCQRNGRPDKDYLKYRWKPHGCSLTRFDGRAFLRKFKGKSIMFVGDSLSRNQWQSLVCLLYTSQSRANYNATRVGNVSIFTFLDFGVQVMLDRTVYLVDVVMQAKGRILKLDSIEGGKLWKGIDMLIFNTWHWWNRRGISQPWDYIQIGSKYYKDMDRMVAFERALITWAKWIDTNIDPSKQLVFFQGVSPSHYNGTDWSQPGVRSCSGQSRPLSGSSYPAGLPPALAVQKNVLRTIKKPVTLLDVTALSLLRKDGHPSIYGMSGSTGMDCTHWCLAGVPDTWNELLYNLIL; translated from the exons ATGATCAGATGTGTAAGCTTAAGAATTGGCTGGACAATTTTCACACTCTTTGTATGTATTCTAATAagtcttcttgttcttcttctgcAACGGCCTCATCCACACAAGAATTGCAATTTATTCAGAGGAAGTTGGATTAGAGATGAAACTAATAATTATCCTCTCTATAATTCAACTCACTGCCCTTTCATTGAACATGAATTCAACTGCCAGAGAAATGGTCGTCCAGACAAAGATTACCTTAAATACAGATGGAAACCCCATGGTTGTTCCTTAACAAG ATTTGATGGACGAGCATTCTTGAGGAAATTCAAAGGAAAAAGCATAATGTTTGTGGGAGATTCACTCAGTAGGAACCAGTGGCAGTCACTTGTATGCCTTCTTTACACATCACAGTCAAGAGCCAATTATAATGCAACTAGAGTTGGCAATGTTTCCATTTTCACCTTTTTG GATTTTGGAGTGCAAGTGATGTTAGACCGGACTGTGTATTTGGTGGATGTTGTGATGCAAGCAAAGGGCAGAATCTTAAAACTAGACTCAATTGAAGGTGGCAAGTTATGGAAAGGAATTGATATGCTAATCTTCAACACTTGGCATTGGTGGAATCGCAGAGGAATCAGTCAACC ATGGGATTATATTCAAATAGGAAGCAAATACTACAAAGACATGGATCGTATGGTTGCTTTCGAGAGAGCCCTGATTACATGGGCCAAGTGGATCGACACCAACATTGATCCTTCAAAACAATTGGTTTTCTTTCAAGGAGTTTCACCATCACATTACAA TGGTACCGATTGGAGTCAACCAGGCGTGAGAAGCTGCTCGGGGCAGAGTCGACCGCTAAGCGGATCGTCGTATCCGGCAGGTCTACCACCAGCATTGGCAGTGCAAAAAAATGTATTGAGGACAATTAAGAAGCCAGTGACATTGCTTGATGTGACAGCCCTTTCTTTATTACGTAAAGATGGACATCCTTCAATTTATGGGATGAGTGGAAGTACAGGAATGGATTGTACCCATTGGTGCCTAGCAGGAGTACCTGATACTTGGAATGAATTACTCTATAACCTTATTCTTTAA